A window of Lytechinus pictus isolate F3 Inbred chromosome 7, Lp3.0, whole genome shotgun sequence contains these coding sequences:
- the LOC129265585 gene encoding lactoylglutathione lyase-like, producing the protein MQQTMYRIRNPRRSLKFYTEVLGMRLLKRLDFPSMSFTLFFMGFADEADIPKDEKERIKWTFMQPGTIELTYNYGTDSDDSFEGYHNGNKEPRGFGHIGLSVPDVYAACERFEKLGVKFIKKPDGGSMKGLAFIQDPDGYWIEILSANKIDTALSIF; encoded by the exons ATGCAGCAGACCATGTACAGAATTCGAAATCCTCGCAGGTCACTTAAATTCTATACAGAAGTTCTTGGAATGAG GTTGTTGAAAAGGCTTGACTTCCCTTCAATGTCGTTTACCCTATTTTTTATGGGTTTTGCTGATGAAGCTGATATCCCTAAAGATGAGAAAGAAAGGATTAAATGGACATTCATGCAACCAGGAACCATAGAACTTACTTA TAACTATGGAACAGATTCTGATGATAGTTTTGAAGGGTACCATAATGGTAACAAGGAACCTAGAGGATTTG GTCATATTGGATTGTCTGTACCTGATGTATATGCTGCCTGTGAAAGATTTGAGAAGCTAGGTGTGAAGTTTATCAAGAAGCCTGATGGTG GTTCAATGAAAGGACTAGCTTTTATTCAAGATCCTGACGGATACTGGATTGAGATACTTAGTGCTAACAAGATAGACACAGCTCTCTCCATTTTCTAA